The following coding sequences are from one Triticum dicoccoides isolate Atlit2015 ecotype Zavitan chromosome 4A, WEW_v2.0, whole genome shotgun sequence window:
- the LOC119286785 gene encoding RNA cytosine-C(5)-methyltransferase NSUN2-like isoform X1 — protein sequence MIALRAPISLLHLAAAAGQRNRCTGGHRRRGYAQRRHLSGAPESLWGRSPRPPRPPTPAAAARSESNTSSLPPPLENAAFEEYYKEQRIVHEEEWDDFMSVLRKPLPATFRVNASCRFLKDICSRLENDFRRALENEVSDECGEYALSPLPWYPGNLAWHLNLSRKQLRKNPALESFHEFLKHESEVGNITRQEAVSMVPPLFLNVQAGHHILDMCAAPGSKTFQLLEMIHQSKEPGLLPTALVIANDLKVQRCDVLIHNTKRMCTANLIVTNHEAQSFPSCSLAKDDSQAYKDHCKPQRLEFDRVLCDVPCSGDGTLRKSHDLWRKWSSSMGNEFHLLQVNIAMRGIALLKVGGRMVYSTCSMNPVENEAVVAELLRRSGSSVELLDVSSELQELVRRPGLSTWKVNDKGSWFQTHQDVPDSRKNVILPSMFPSSTSIHESHTVYNSFDVNSEYNVPLSRNFNIEDTNNVNCDTGGISSSNSAQSLGSKFPLYRCMRIVPHDQDGGAFFIAVIRKLSPLNENQVIKVRKTENLLSGNRTVKLQEQCQHRIVSEVLDDNKLLDEQAKLSVANQTSKDDNLIEVKMASDDVEYSQTESGDRSHRTNKLDYRHKWKGIDPVLFFKDEDVIKNIVSFFGIEESFSLEGRLVTRSTDNARRIYYVSKAVQDVLELNVQVGEQIKIASLGVKMFERHRSKDGCSCAYRLSYEGLSLLFPYMRKRILYASPVDFQHLVQYRTINFARFADARFGEEAASLMPGCCVVVLREAHQIADSIAKDPSPIAIVCWRGKATMNVLVSPPDRKELLEYRFGFKAFKVEDEKSNKDIDALAEGSL from the exons ATGATAGCCCTACGGGCACCCATCTCGCTCCTTCACCTCGCTGCCGCCGCCGGCCAGAGGAACCGATGCACCGGAGGCCACAGGAGGCGCGGCTACGCGCAGCGCCGCCACTTGAGCGGGGCACCCGAGAGCCTCTGGGGGCGCAGCCCCCGCCCTCCCCGCCCTCCCacgcccgccgccgctgcccgcagcGAGTCCAACACCTCGTCGCTGCCGCCGCCCCTTGAGAACGCTGCCTTCGAGGAGTACTACAAG GAGCAGCGAATCGTGCACGAAGAGGAGTGGGACGACTTCATGAGTGTGCTCCGGAAGCCATTGCCAGCCACTTTTAGGGTCAATGCTAG CTGCCGGTTTTTGAAAGACATTTGCTCCAGATTAGAAAATGACTTCAGGAGAGCTTTGGAGAATGAG GTTAGTGATGAATGTGGAGAAtatgctctcagtcccctgccttgGTATCCAGGCAATCTTGCATGGCATTTGAACTTATCTCGGAAGCAACTGAGGAAAAATCCTGCACTTGAGAG TTTTCATGAGTTTCTAAAGCACGAGAGTGAGGTTGGTAACATAACCAGGCAAGAGGCTGTTAGTATG GTGCCACCACTATTTCTGAATGTACAAGCTGGCCACCATATTCTTGACA TGTGTGCTGCTCCAGGATCTAAAACGTTCCAGCTACTTGAGATGATTCATCAATCAAAAGAGCCAGGGCTACTTCCAACAGCGCTG GTCATAGCTAACGATTTAAAAGTACAAAGATGCGACGTCCTCATCCATAATACAAAGAGAATGTGCACTGCCAACCTGATAGTGACAAACCATGAAGCGCAAAGTTTTCCCAGTTGTTCTCTTGCGAAGGATGATTCGCAAGCTTACAAAGATCACTGCAAACCACAAAGGCTAGAATTCGACCGTGTACTATGTGATGTCCCCTGTAGTGGTGATGGAACACTCCGGAAGTCTCATGACCTTTGGAGAAAGTG GAGCTCAAGCATGGGGAATGAATTTCATCTTCTCCAAGTAAACATTGCTATGCGTG GTATTGCCTTACTTAAAGTGGGTGGTAGGATGGTTTACTCAACTTGCTCAATGAATCCTGTCGAAAATGAAGCTGTTGTAGCTGAG CTTCTCCGGAGAAGTGGAAGCTCTGTTGAACTACTTGATGTTTCTAGTGAGCTACAAGAATTGGTCCGCCGACCCGGACTTAGCACTTGGAAG GTGAACGATAAAGGATCTTGGTTTCAGACTCATCAAGATGTTCCTGACAGTAGGAAGAATGTAATATTGCCTAGCATGTTTCCTTCAAGTACAAGCATCCATGAAAGCCATACAGTGTATAACAGCTTTGACGTTAATTCAGAGTACAATGTGCCCTTGTCAAGAAATTTCAACATTGAAGATACAAACAATGTTAATTGTGATACAGGTGGCATTTCAAGTAGTAATTCCGCTCAAAGCTTGGGTTCAAAATTTCCTCTGTACCGTTGCATGAGAATTGTTCCTCATGACCAAGATGGTGGGGCATTTTTCATTGCAGTTATTCGTAAACTGTCCCCGTTGAATG AAAACCAGGTGATCAAGGTGAGAAAAACTGAGAACCTGCTCTCGGGAAACAGGACAGTGAAACTTCAGGAGCAATGTCAGCATAGAATTGTTTCTGAGGTTCTTGATGATAACAAATTGCTTGATGAACAGGCAAAATTAAGCGTGGCCAACCAAACTTCAAAGGATGACAACTTAATTGAAGTTAAGATGGCATCTGATGATGTAGAATATAGTCAGACAGAATCAGGTGATAGAAGTCATAGAACGAATAAGTTGGATTACCGACACAAGTGGAAAGGAATTGATCCCGTCCTATTTTTCAAAGATGAGGATGTGATAAAAAATATAGTATCGTTCTTTGGTATCGAGGAATCGTTTTCACTCGAAGGCCGTCTGGTGACAAGAAGTACTGATAATGCAAGGAGAATATACTATGTATCGAAAGCAGTACAAGACGTTTTAGAACTGAATGTACAAGTTGGTGAGCAGATTAAAATTGCTTCTCTTGGCGTAAAGATGTTT GAAAGGCATAGATCAAAGGATGGCTGTTCATGTGCATACAGGCTATCTTATGAGGGGCTGTCATTGCTCTTTCCATACATGAGGAAGCGGATACTATACGCATCTCCAGTTGACTTCCAGCATCTTGTACAATACCGAACCATTAACTTTGCTCGTTTTGCCGACGCTAGATTCGGGGAGGAGGCTGCATCTTTGATGCCTGGTTGCTGCGTTGTAGTGCTGCGTGAAG CACATCAAATTGCCGATTCCATAGCCAAGGACCCCTCCCCAATCGCCATTGTTTGCTGGAGAGGAAAGGCGACTATGAATGTTTTGGTTTCTCCGCCCGATCGGAAGGAACTGCTAGAATATCGCTTTGGGTTCAAAGCATTCAAAGTCGAAGATGAGAAATCCAACAAAGACATCGATGCATTAGCTGAAGGGAGCCTATAA
- the LOC119286785 gene encoding RNA cytosine-C(5)-methyltransferase NSUN2-like isoform X2 → MTSGELWRMSDECGEYALSPLPWYPGNLAWHLNLSRKQLRKNPALESFHEFLKHESEVGNITRQEAVSMVPPLFLNVQAGHHILDMCAAPGSKTFQLLEMIHQSKEPGLLPTALVIANDLKVQRCDVLIHNTKRMCTANLIVTNHEAQSFPSCSLAKDDSQAYKDHCKPQRLEFDRVLCDVPCSGDGTLRKSHDLWRKWSSSMGNEFHLLQVNIAMRGIALLKVGGRMVYSTCSMNPVENEAVVAELLRRSGSSVELLDVSSELQELVRRPGLSTWKVNDKGSWFQTHQDVPDSRKNVILPSMFPSSTSIHESHTVYNSFDVNSEYNVPLSRNFNIEDTNNVNCDTGGISSSNSAQSLGSKFPLYRCMRIVPHDQDGGAFFIAVIRKLSPLNENQVIKVRKTENLLSGNRTVKLQEQCQHRIVSEVLDDNKLLDEQAKLSVANQTSKDDNLIEVKMASDDVEYSQTESGDRSHRTNKLDYRHKWKGIDPVLFFKDEDVIKNIVSFFGIEESFSLEGRLVTRSTDNARRIYYVSKAVQDVLELNVQVGEQIKIASLGVKMFERHRSKDGCSCAYRLSYEGLSLLFPYMRKRILYASPVDFQHLVQYRTINFARFADARFGEEAASLMPGCCVVVLREAHQIADSIAKDPSPIAIVCWRGKATMNVLVSPPDRKELLEYRFGFKAFKVEDEKSNKDIDALAEGSL, encoded by the exons ATGACTTCAGGAGAGCTTTGGAGAATGAG TGATGAATGTGGAGAAtatgctctcagtcccctgccttgGTATCCAGGCAATCTTGCATGGCATTTGAACTTATCTCGGAAGCAACTGAGGAAAAATCCTGCACTTGAGAG TTTTCATGAGTTTCTAAAGCACGAGAGTGAGGTTGGTAACATAACCAGGCAAGAGGCTGTTAGTATG GTGCCACCACTATTTCTGAATGTACAAGCTGGCCACCATATTCTTGACA TGTGTGCTGCTCCAGGATCTAAAACGTTCCAGCTACTTGAGATGATTCATCAATCAAAAGAGCCAGGGCTACTTCCAACAGCGCTG GTCATAGCTAACGATTTAAAAGTACAAAGATGCGACGTCCTCATCCATAATACAAAGAGAATGTGCACTGCCAACCTGATAGTGACAAACCATGAAGCGCAAAGTTTTCCCAGTTGTTCTCTTGCGAAGGATGATTCGCAAGCTTACAAAGATCACTGCAAACCACAAAGGCTAGAATTCGACCGTGTACTATGTGATGTCCCCTGTAGTGGTGATGGAACACTCCGGAAGTCTCATGACCTTTGGAGAAAGTG GAGCTCAAGCATGGGGAATGAATTTCATCTTCTCCAAGTAAACATTGCTATGCGTG GTATTGCCTTACTTAAAGTGGGTGGTAGGATGGTTTACTCAACTTGCTCAATGAATCCTGTCGAAAATGAAGCTGTTGTAGCTGAG CTTCTCCGGAGAAGTGGAAGCTCTGTTGAACTACTTGATGTTTCTAGTGAGCTACAAGAATTGGTCCGCCGACCCGGACTTAGCACTTGGAAG GTGAACGATAAAGGATCTTGGTTTCAGACTCATCAAGATGTTCCTGACAGTAGGAAGAATGTAATATTGCCTAGCATGTTTCCTTCAAGTACAAGCATCCATGAAAGCCATACAGTGTATAACAGCTTTGACGTTAATTCAGAGTACAATGTGCCCTTGTCAAGAAATTTCAACATTGAAGATACAAACAATGTTAATTGTGATACAGGTGGCATTTCAAGTAGTAATTCCGCTCAAAGCTTGGGTTCAAAATTTCCTCTGTACCGTTGCATGAGAATTGTTCCTCATGACCAAGATGGTGGGGCATTTTTCATTGCAGTTATTCGTAAACTGTCCCCGTTGAATG AAAACCAGGTGATCAAGGTGAGAAAAACTGAGAACCTGCTCTCGGGAAACAGGACAGTGAAACTTCAGGAGCAATGTCAGCATAGAATTGTTTCTGAGGTTCTTGATGATAACAAATTGCTTGATGAACAGGCAAAATTAAGCGTGGCCAACCAAACTTCAAAGGATGACAACTTAATTGAAGTTAAGATGGCATCTGATGATGTAGAATATAGTCAGACAGAATCAGGTGATAGAAGTCATAGAACGAATAAGTTGGATTACCGACACAAGTGGAAAGGAATTGATCCCGTCCTATTTTTCAAAGATGAGGATGTGATAAAAAATATAGTATCGTTCTTTGGTATCGAGGAATCGTTTTCACTCGAAGGCCGTCTGGTGACAAGAAGTACTGATAATGCAAGGAGAATATACTATGTATCGAAAGCAGTACAAGACGTTTTAGAACTGAATGTACAAGTTGGTGAGCAGATTAAAATTGCTTCTCTTGGCGTAAAGATGTTT GAAAGGCATAGATCAAAGGATGGCTGTTCATGTGCATACAGGCTATCTTATGAGGGGCTGTCATTGCTCTTTCCATACATGAGGAAGCGGATACTATACGCATCTCCAGTTGACTTCCAGCATCTTGTACAATACCGAACCATTAACTTTGCTCGTTTTGCCGACGCTAGATTCGGGGAGGAGGCTGCATCTTTGATGCCTGGTTGCTGCGTTGTAGTGCTGCGTGAAG CACATCAAATTGCCGATTCCATAGCCAAGGACCCCTCCCCAATCGCCATTGTTTGCTGGAGAGGAAAGGCGACTATGAATGTTTTGGTTTCTCCGCCCGATCGGAAGGAACTGCTAGAATATCGCTTTGGGTTCAAAGCATTCAAAGTCGAAGATGAGAAATCCAACAAAGACATCGATGCATTAGCTGAAGGGAGCCTATAA